DNA sequence from the Nicotiana tomentosiformis chromosome 3, ASM39032v3, whole genome shotgun sequence genome:
CTGTGTCATCTCCTCTTGATTCCACAATCAAGTTGAAGGCTGGAGAAGGGCCTCTACTTTCAGATCCAATATACTATAGAAAATTAGTTGGAAAGCTCAATTTCCTCACCAATACAAGATTGGACATAACATACATTGTCCAACACCTGAGCCAGTTTATGCAAGCCCCAAGGGAGTCACATATGAAGGCTGCTTTGCATGTCCTGAGATACATGAAGCATGATCCTACATTGGAAATGTTTCTGTCCAGGGATCCCAACTATGGACTAAGAGCTTATTGTGATTCAGACTGGGCCTCTTGCCCTGATTCAAGGAAGTCAATCAGTGGCTATATTGTCCTACTTGGTGACAGTCCTATTAGTTGGAAGTCCAAGAAACATAGCACAATATCACTATCTTCTGTTAAAGTAGAGTATAGGTCAATAAGGAAAGTAGTTGGAGAGCTAGTGTGGGTGAAGAGGTTGATTGGGGAACTAGCAGTGGTCTACAATGATCCTATTCCTGTGTTTTGTGATAGTCTGGGTTCACATTACAAGAAATCTAGTTTTTCAtgagagaactaagcacatagaggTAGATTATCACTTTGTGAGGGACAAGATTCAAGATGGATTGATTACACTGCATCACATCTCCACCAATGCTCAGTTAGCTGATATTTTGACCAAGGCTCTTACAGGGATTAAACATTCTGCTATTCTTGGCAAGTTGGTAGTGAGTTCCTCACCTCCAACTTGAAGGGGGGGAGGTATTGGGACTTATATTGTATTTGTAGTTATCCCCTTTTATAGTTAGTGTTAGTTAGGGGCAGTTTTGTACTTACACTCGGTAGTTAGATATGTGGTCTCACTTGTACATTGAGTTAGTTGAATACGCATAAATTATTTCACAAGTCTTCAGCTATCTTCTAGAATGTTCATTTCCCCTTTTATCTCACCAGCTCACTTGTCAATGGCAGATGCCTTCACCATGAGAACACATGAATTCAACAGTGTTATTTGCGAGCTATTGCACAGTGAACAAGTTACCCAATGTACACCCAAAAGATAGCGCTGCAGGTTTTCTTGGGAATTTTTAATTTTCCAACTGCGACATCATTTTAACATTAACTTAAGCTTATATATATCATCATGTCACCCAAAGAATATTGACAAATAAGCCTTTTTAAAGTATAAGattaataatcttaaaaataagaTAAGTTATTTGCTATAACAAACAACAAtatcatgataatataaaaattccTTGTACTAACGATATGTATAGCTTAAACTTTTTAGAGTGAATTTTTTTGCTTGTTATCCAAATGAATAATAAACTGATAATGGGTAGTGTTTGATCAAAAACGTACTTTCCGGTTagactatttaatttaaataataaggggttaaatctagttaaggataataactctaAATATGAATCTCTAAAATATGCAGTATGTGGGGACAAATCCCGTAAATAGTTGATGACAACAAGTGCGGAATATTCTTAAAGCATGAACATTGATGGagatataactaacaataaatgacaataaatagcatttaagtaaataaggagaataattTACCCAATAATGGATGGGTTGAATGAATGTTTCTCCTGAAAATGATAAGTGACCGATATGTCCAAGATTCGTATGAACAATCCTCGTATCTGGTGGAAAGGTGGGGAATAATATGAACTAGAATCTTTATCAAAAGGTAGTCTTTGTATTCTTGcaagaaagagagagaatattCTTCTCCATAGTGTTCTTATCAAAATGAATATTACATGCCCTTATCACTGTctcttctttatatatatatattagagtttttcctaagaaaccctaatagtacaaatgaagggaatatccactagaatattccctCTTAATATTATATCTTGACAAATTAGTCGTTACAAGTCTATCATTAATAGCCAATCCCGACCTCGACTCTTGTTAACATTCGACTACGACTCCTGTCGACATCGTCGACACCTCGGCCAATGACTTCGCTGCATCTTGGGCGAGCTCGATCGACTTTTTCCTTAATGCCATATTACACCAAATTTCCTAGGAACAGATTTTGGCTTATACAGGTAGATGGGCAGGCAATGTGACTTTCCTTATCCAACTTAATTTTCAAATTACAATCTGAAAAACTTATCCTTTTTTACTTTTGACCAGAAACCAAACTTTTCTTCCAGATTATGGAGTATTAGAAGTTACACCTAAATATATGTTGGAAGAAAAATAGTTCTACATATAAATAATCTtgaaccctcccccccccccccccctccccacaaATCCCCCTTCCcataaaaaaagaaggaaaaagagaAAGCTAAGCAGCCAAAGTAAATTGTTGCTTTGTTGCTTCTCTCAATGACAATCAGAAAAAAAAATTAGGTGATCTTTTTCAATTTATTTAAATGTTAGTAATCACAATTACTCGATATTTTtgatagtaaaataataaaatttgtgCAAATTGACCCGAACACCGTAGCAACACACAACATAAATAAGATTTACCATAGCAACACACAACATAAATAAGACTTATGGCAGCTAAATGATGTTTTCCAAACTAATCTGTGAAAGCAAAATGAGGCTAATTAGATCTCACGAATGCCTGACAGCAGCACATGAGGATGCAGACAGATTTAGACCATGTAATCAACTCTCACATGGGATGAGGGAAGGGGTAAGGCCTGCAAATGCAAGACATCTGCATTTTGCCTCCACATTAAACCATAATAATAATACTAGTATTACTAACTATTATCAATGTTAGATAACAGTAATTCTTTACTATTTCTTGCCAACTCCTCCCTCACTATCAACTCATTGTCACTCACATGTACCCATTTCGcctctctctttctttctctctccaACTAATACAGTTACTTGTTTCAATCTCTTCCATTGTATGTGTGTGGGGTGTTCTTTTTCCTCCTTTTATTCTCCAAGAAAATAACATTGGAACATTTACTAGCTGATCTATAAAGATGACCCTGTTACAGTTCTTGCACTAATGTTACTGATATTCACTTTCTTGGGAACTGAAGCTACTTTATTTTCCCAAATTTGATGTTAGCATTGCTTTTTGCACAATTTTCTGGTTACTGGGTTCTTTGAGCTTTTCTGGTTTTTTCAAGCAAATCAAGCTTAATTTGGTCTCATATGTTGAAAGAAACTTAATTTGTTATTTTGGGTATCTCAGCTCTTTCTTGTTTTTACTAGTAAGAGATTGAAGCACTGAAATTTTGGCATATTTGTGAAGTTACTGGAGAAAACAAGTCCATTAACTTGATTTCTCAGTAGTAAAAATCAAATCTTGATCTTAGGGGGTGTTGCTAGATGATGAAAAAGTTAGTGAAACTTTAATAATTGAGAGATATTCTCTGATTTATGCTGCTGGAGTTGATTCATCAGTGTGAGAAGTTGCGAGAGCCAACAACTACAAAGCATAGAATGGTGCGTAGGAGAGGTTTCCCAGATTCTTGTTTGATTTGTGTGGTGTGAAGAACTGATTCCAGCTGTGTAGTAAAGAGCTTTGACTTTGACAATGGCTGCCAAGCTTTTACATTCATTGACTGAAGAGAACCAAGATTTGCAGAAACAAATTGGATGTATGACAGGAATCTTTCAACTATTTGATCGCCAAAGTATGCTTGCTAGCAGGCGCCTTATTGGCAACACCCCTAAAAGGCTCACATCTGGTAATACTTAGTATTTCATTCTGCCCAATTTGGTTCATTCTAAAATGTGTTTATGACAGCATTTGTAAAGTATTTGCTTGTTTGTTGGAAATGGGAATCAAGATTTTATTTTTCTATCCATGTTCTTATGTCAACACTTTACCCGTCTGGTTCATTTCTAGTGTGGGTTTCATTTCTCAAAAACTGACCACCATTCTTGTCACACAATTTCCTACTGgtcaaaagatttttttttctagGATTCCTCAAAGGATATAGCAAGATTTTTGTAATTAGGTTTTTATGAGTAGATAGGGGTGCTTCAGTTTTTGTAGAATTCTTCAATTGATCTCTTACAGAATCATTTTTGTAACATCATGTAAATCTCATTTGTTACAGGCAGTTCTCACATTGGCAGTGGCACTTCTGAAAAAGAGTATGCTAATACATACCAAAAATCAGCAGCTATGGTAAGAGTTATTTGTGCTAATTTGATATCTCTCCTCTCTCTTTCTCCCTATCAAATTTGAGAAGTATTTGACACTTAAGCCCCTGTTTGAGTATTTATATGGTCATAAACATCAAACAGTTAATACTGAGTGTGATTGGCAAGGACATTGACACTGCTGAGTTATTGGTTTGCATAGTCAAGCGCAAGACTGACTGATGTCTGATAACAACTGGCAATTCTTTTGTTATGAATTGTAATTCAGATAATTTTATCACATTgttgaaattttattttcctttttcttaaaACTTGGAAGTGTAAGATTAAAGTCCACTAATTTCGTTCCGTCTCACCAAATCTGCGAGTGTCTAATGACTCTTGTATCTTTACACAACTGAATTTCTTTAATATTATATCTTGAAAGCTTGATGACACCACTTTTTGTTGCAGGAAAGCCACACAAACAAGACTGTGCAAGATAAACAAAGACTGTCTACAGAATCGTCGAGACCATCATTCTCATCTTCTTCACGttcatcttctttttcttcccttGATTGTAATAAAATAAGTCAACAAGAGCCCTTAGCTTTTGATCGATTAAGTTTTGCTGAAACTCCTTCAAGAGACTCAGCTGCAGGGCAACCAAATGCGTCACCGCAATTTGGTCGGCAATCTCTTGACATTCGGGATGTGGTTAAGGATTCTATGAATAGAGAAGCTCAGAGGTTCTCAGCTGGACCTACAATGAAAGAAGAGGTGACAGAATCTATGTTGAAGCCCAGTGATTCACCTAGGCCAGTGCAGACTTTGAAATCCTTTGATGGGGCTTATGATAATGGGAAGCAGAATTCGCCCGTTGATCTTAAGGAATCTCTCAAAGTTCTTGCAAAACTTCGGGAAGCACCTTGGTACTCAAATGAACATAGGGAACTCACAAGATCATTATCATATCATTCAAAAGACACTTCTACATCGTCAATCTCAAAAGATGCTCCTCGGTTCTCATGTGATGGGAGGGAAACAAATCCTTTACCCTTTGAATTACGAGACATTTCAAAATCCGCTCTAAAGCTGAAAGAGCTACCAAGACTTTCTTTGGACAGTAGAGTGAGTCCAGTACGAAGCTTGAACTCAGAACCAAAGTCTAACTTTTCCTCAAAATCTATGCAGAAGGATAGTGGTTATAATACCATTGCAAAGTCACCACCTCTGCTGCAAACATCTGGAACTCAGGCTCGTCCTCCTAGTGTTGTGGCAAAGCTAATGGGTCTGGAAACACTACCTGATGCCGTGTCATCAACTGACAGCAAGACGGGTCCGAGCAAATCTTCTCAAGTTGAAGAAACTGTTTCTTTTCCAAGGTCTTCAGAAGTATCTGAGCCATGCAAACCTATCCGAACTCCTAATTCCACGAAGAACCTCTGGAAAGAACCTACTTCTCCTCGGTGGAGAAACCCTGATATGGCAATGAAACCTATTTCTAGGTTTCCCATTGAACCAGCACCCTGGAAGCAACTTGATAAGACTCGGGTGTATGAGAAACCTATATCCAGGATCTCAAAAGCTCTGGTAAAGCCTGCGAGCCCATTTCCTTCTGTTTACAGTGAGATCGAAAAGAGATTGAAGGATCTAGAATTCACCCAGTCAGGCAAGGATCTAAGAGCTCTTAAACAGATATTGGAAGCAATGCAGGTAAAGGGCCTCCTGGAGACAGAAAAAGAGGAGCAGGGTTCAAATTTTACTGGTCAGAAAGAGCATCACCAGAAGTTTGCGAGTTATGCACAGAGTGGAAAACTGGTAAACCAGAGAATGAGGCAGAGTGATCAATTGACTGCTCCAACAAAGAGGGGGCCAAATTCCTTAAAGAATTTTGAATCCCCAATAGTGATCATGAAGCCAGCAAAATTAGTGGAAAAATCTGATATTCCTACTTCTTCGATGATTCCACTTGATGGCTTACCCACTTTCCCCAAGCTTCATGGTGGTGACTCTGTTTACGGAAGAAAGGGTAATGCTACTAGCAGAACAGCTAAAGAACATCACCCAAGAACTAGTTATGGCAGCAGTTCAGTGAATCCCAATGAAGCAAGAAGAACTTCGAAACCTACACAAACTTCAACAAGGTCCCAACAGCTTCCTAAAGAGAGCACATCAGGCTCAATAAAGAGCTCAGGATCCATCAGCCCAAGATTGCAACAGCATAAACTGGAGCTAGAGAAAAGATCTCGGCCACCCACACCTCCATCTGATTCCAACAGATCGAGAAGACAGCCAAACAAGCAACAGACAGAGGCTAGTTCCCCTGGTGGAAGACGTAGACCAAGAGTTTCAAACATCCATCAGCATGATGGCCATGCGAGTGAGATCAGTAGTGAATCAAGGAATTTGTGTTACCGTGGGAATGAGATTTCTGGTCAATCCAATGGGAATGTAATAGCAGAATCAAAAGTAGATTCTGAAGTCACTAGTTTTGAGCGCTCTCCTGAGGTGACAAGCAGCCGGAGTTCATCTATTGATGCGTCCAATTACCTGAGATGTGATTTGGTAGAGAAGGTAAGAAACTTCCATTTATTTGTGCCTTGTAGGAGTACTTGAACTATACCATAACATGCTTGACGCTGAGACTTTCATTTCAGAAATCATCTCTGGTGCTCTCTGAGGATGAACTGTTAGCTGAATCTGCCCCAGAGTATCCAAGTCCGGTCTCGGTTCTTGACAATGCCGTATATGCAGATGAATCACCCTCCCCTGTGAAGCATACTCCAACAGTCATGAAAGGTGCTGCTTTCCCCTAGTATTTTGTGAAGAAATTAAAAGCACATTCACATAAGCAAATATAACTAGAAATAACAAGATCTATTATTTTGAGTTGGAGTTCCTGCTCAAATCGAACTAGCACCTAAGCGATGGCATGTTGGGGATATATTTGTAGATATTAGTGACATCTTATGCAGATTCTTTGTAATAGGCACACATGCAGGAATGAATATTCACTGATAGTGAATCATGATAAGTTAACTACTGGATACTAGTACTTTGTTATTAGGTTGCCTCATTTGCTGAAACATTATCCCCTTAAATGCCTGCTGAAAAAGACTGAGCAAGGGTGGGAAAATAGTTGAAACTACTTTATGTTTGGAACCCTAAACTTTAGTTTAGTTTAACCCTTAGGGTGCAACTCTTCCGTGGACCCTGCGTGCACGCcagatgctttgtgcaccgggctgcaCTTTTAACACTTGTTCAGTGACTAATATTGTGCCCATTCATCTCTTTTTTGGGGGGGGtggtgggggtgggggggtggGGTTGAATGCACGGACTCACTGCCATGGTTATACAAGTGAATACTAACATAATTTTAAATAAGTTAACAGGAAAAATAAGTAGAAGGGAGACTCAACTCTGAATAAAATAGGTCAAGGACAGCCTAAGGAAAAATAGAAGTTAAGAAAGTTTTTTAGGATGTGAATGTGTGAGCATCTCTCACCAGAACAGCCAAAGCAAATGCCTAAACAGATGCTTTTAAGCCACCTTGGATTTGCCCAAACAATGAACACCAGTATGATATACAGATGTCCCCTTCACTTCAGTCAAAAAACTTGAATAATAACATGTTAAGCTATAAAGGCACATACATCTATGTGTATATTTATATATTCTTTATGTGCATTAAATTTGTCCGTCCTGGCTTTTATGCTTTCATGTTCTGGTCACTTATGTCACCCGGAACAACCAAAATTGTGGTAAACCTTATACATTGCTGCTTCAGTTGATTTTTTCAGTAGCACATCACAACTTCGGCACTGCCATCCACATCAGACACAAATTTACTCACTGCACTCAAAACTAAACAGATTACAGCTCTAATTTTAGTAAGAAAATAAAGATCAATTGCAAATACTTGAAAGCTGCTCAAATGAATATTGTAGTCAGCATTCAGCAAGAAATATCAGATAAGTGTCTCCATTATGGTGTCAGTCTTTTGTCCTTCTGGAGATCAAAACAGTTTTGACTATTCAGTTTATGTATACTGTTTAAGAAGTTGGATATTTTTTGTTTCTCATCATATGTTATTTTGTGTGACAGATGAGAGCTGCAGCGTTGCTGATAAATTTTCCAGTCCGCCACAGAGTGATCGAGCCAATACTCTTGCGACTGATGCCACCAATTCCGGTCTCTCATCGGAAATCAATCGAAAAAAATTACAAAACATTGAGAATTTGGTTCAGAAGCTCAGGAGGTTGAACTCCAACCATGATGAGGCTCGCACGGATTATATTGCGTCTCTCTGTGAGAACACAAACCCAGACCACAGATACATTTCAGAGATCTTATTGGCTTCAGGACTCCTTCTCAGGGATCTCGGCTCAAGCCTAACAAGTTTCCAGTTCCATCCATCAGGTCACCCTATCAACCCGGAGCTGTTCCTTGTCTTGGAACAAACCAAGGCAAGCACTTTAATTAAGGAGGAATTCTGCTATGAAAAGATGAGGCAGTCTAAGCCGAAGGAAAAGATACGTAGGAAACTCATCTTTGATGTTGTTAATGAGATTCTTGCTGGAAAATTGGTGTTAGTGGGACCATCTTATGAGCCATGGTTGAGACACCAGAAGCTAGCAAAGAACGCTCTGAATGCTCAAAGGCTTCTGAGGGATTTGTGCGCGGAGATAGAACTACTTCAAGCTAAACCATCAAAAAGCGACTTGGAGGATGAGGAAGATGAGTGGAAAAACATATTGCTTGAGGATGTGATGCATCGATCAGAGAGTTGGACGATATTCACTGGTGAGTTATCAACTGTAGTCTTGGACGTGGAGCGGATGATCTTTAAAGATTTAGTTGATGAGATAGTGAGAGGTGATGGAGCTGGTTTGAGAGCAAAACCAACTAGGCGTAGACAGCTATTTGCAAAGTAGTACTATATCTCTACCATTCTATAATTGACTTCTCATTTGTTTTTGCTTTGTTTTCCTCCTCACCTAATTATTGAGTAGTAAAATAATTCAGAAATACTCATTTAATTTGCGTCTTGGGTTCTAtgtaaaggaataatttcctctTAATTGTATCACCAACATACTTAGTGAAGACCACCTGCCCAGTAAATGTACCATAATATTATTGTTTTGCATCCTGTTATGCAGAATTATAGATTTTTTTACCAGCTACTTTTTCCTTTTGTGATTCTCTTTTATTTTGTTAagcttcaacaacaacaacaatatacccgGTGTATTCCACATGTGGGGCCTGTGGAGGATAGTGTACAATACGTAGACCTTAGCCTGACCCTGTTACATTTGTCTTCAGAATCACCTAATTGATCGTCTCTGGACTTATATGAAAGATACCATTTCTTGGTTTTACAAGAGTAGCAACATCATGTTCAACGTATCTGTATCTCTTTTTTCGGGGGAGGGGCtagattaaaaaaaatatctgCCCCTTACTTGATTTTGAAGGGAGATCTGTCTATTTTAGGATGCAAATAGGTTGGCATTTATTAATCAAACGATTCAAGGTGGTCAGACTGACGTACATTACAGTATATACTACATCAATTAGAATATTTTTTGGTGAACAATGTTCGATGATACATTCTAGTTTGGTCTTTTATGGACAAAATGAGACAGAGTGAAAAGAAATTGGTGATGTTAACTTCccatcataccaaaattatctatATTGAATTAAGACTATGTAACAAAGAGACTCCCAAATACCTTTTCTGTTACTTCAAACGGTAAAATACGAATACAACTCAACTCAAAGCCATCGCAGAATCTCAATTACTGAAACTGAAAATACAAGAATAGAAAGAAGAAGCTCCTAACTCAGAATTGGGGATTAGAAGACTCAGAAAGATTCCATAACAATATTCCCTGTCTTTTCTCTTCTTCACATGCTCTTAATTACCCTGGTCTTACAcataatttttcaattttccTAAATCGTTCATAACGAACTCGATCGGTCAATTATTCTGTATAATATCTTGATGAATGGATGTGTCTGGAAAGGAAATTACAGTTATTTATAAAAGTTTGAGGAGTACATTTCGACAGGCCTCCGTAGCATAGTGGTATTGCGTTCGCTTCGTAAGCGAAAGGCCGCGAGTTCGATCCTCGCCGGGGGCTAACTATTAATTCCTGTCTTTTGATTTTGTTTGCCTCTGGCTTTTACATTTTGCAGATTTTGTTTCAGGTACGTTAACTTCTTCAGATATTCTCCAATTAAATTTgttcaatcttgaaaaatcaataagtCCATATTTTTTATAATGGCACTACTACCTTTGGtccaaaaaccaaaccaaccgtTAATCCTTTTTCCTTTATCCAGTCCCAACCCCTTTAACCTAAAGCAAAGCAAAAACAGAAGTCAAATGTGCCTCCATTCCCACCACTTCAGTCGAAGAACAAGTCTAAATCTTGGGGTAACTTCATTCATTCTTTTAAGTGAaaaaactgcgaatgcctttgatttCAGAATCACAGTTCCTGACCAGACAGTTGAAGAAGCAGAGGATGGGATTCAAAGCCATGCAAAGAGTTTATTACAAGTCAAAGAATTGTTAGAGGCAGAAACATGGAAAGAAGCTCAAAAGGCTTTGAGAAAAAGCTCAACTTTACTGAAACAAGATATCTACACCATAATCCAAGCTAAACCAGGAAATCAGAGGCCTCAGTTGAGGAAGCTCTACTCCATTTTGTTCAATACTGTTTCAAGATTGGATTTTGCAGCTAGGGATAAGGATGTGCCACGTGTATGGGAGTACTATGATAACATTGTCCTAGCTCTTCACAATATTTTGTCAAGACTATAATTTTATATAGTCATGCAATTAATTTTTAAATTGTGGGTCGTTCTTTTTGGATCATGTTTTGTTTGTTACTAGATGTATGACGTGTGATATAattacctttcatccttgatatACAGATTAAACCTTCCAAAAGATATGTATATAAAATTCGCCGTAAAAAGTAAAATTTGTAACCTTAAAAATACCTTTTGTGTTGGGCTAGAATTGAAATAAGTACTCCTA
Encoded proteins:
- the LOC104112607 gene encoding protein LONGIFOLIA 2-like codes for the protein MAAKLLHSLTEENQDLQKQIGCMTGIFQLFDRQSMLASRRLIGNTPKRLTSGSSHIGSGTSEKEYANTYQKSAAMESHTNKTVQDKQRLSTESSRPSFSSSSRSSSFSSLDCNKISQQEPLAFDRLSFAETPSRDSAAGQPNASPQFGRQSLDIRDVVKDSMNREAQRFSAGPTMKEEVTESMLKPSDSPRPVQTLKSFDGAYDNGKQNSPVDLKESLKVLAKLREAPWYSNEHRELTRSLSYHSKDTSTSSISKDAPRFSCDGRETNPLPFELRDISKSALKLKELPRLSLDSRVSPVRSLNSEPKSNFSSKSMQKDSGYNTIAKSPPLLQTSGTQARPPSVVAKLMGLETLPDAVSSTDSKTGPSKSSQVEETVSFPRSSEVSEPCKPIRTPNSTKNLWKEPTSPRWRNPDMAMKPISRFPIEPAPWKQLDKTRVYEKPISRISKALVKPASPFPSVYSEIEKRLKDLEFTQSGKDLRALKQILEAMQVKGLLETEKEEQGSNFTGQKEHHQKFASYAQSGKLVNQRMRQSDQLTAPTKRGPNSLKNFESPIVIMKPAKLVEKSDIPTSSMIPLDGLPTFPKLHGGDSVYGRKGNATSRTAKEHHPRTSYGSSSVNPNEARRTSKPTQTSTRSQQLPKESTSGSIKSSGSISPRLQQHKLELEKRSRPPTPPSDSNRSRRQPNKQQTEASSPGGRRRPRVSNIHQHDGHASEISSESRNLCYRGNEISGQSNGNVIAESKVDSEVTSFERSPEVTSSRSSSIDASNYLRCDLVEKKSSLVLSEDELLAESAPEYPSPVSVLDNAVYADESPSPVKHTPTVMKDESCSVADKFSSPPQSDRANTLATDATNSGLSSEINRKKLQNIENLVQKLRRLNSNHDEARTDYIASLCENTNPDHRYISEILLASGLLLRDLGSSLTSFQFHPSGHPINPELFLVLEQTKASTLIKEEFCYEKMRQSKPKEKIRRKLIFDVVNEILAGKLVLVGPSYEPWLRHQKLAKNALNAQRLLRDLCAEIELLQAKPSKSDLEDEEDEWKNILLEDVMHRSESWTIFTGELSTVVLDVERMIFKDLVDEIVRGDGAGLRAKPTRRRQLFAK
- the LOC104112589 gene encoding psbQ-like protein 3, chloroplastic, translating into MALLPLVQKPNQPLILFPLSSPNPFNLKQSKNRSQMCLHSHHFSRRTSLNLGVTSFILLSEKTANAFDFRITVPDQTVEEAEDGIQSHAKSLLQVKELLEAETWKEAQKALRKSSTLLKQDIYTIIQAKPGNQRPQLRKLYSILFNTVSRLDFAARDKDVPRVWEYYDNIVLALHNILSRL